In Symmachiella dynata, the following are encoded in one genomic region:
- a CDS encoding PSD1 and planctomycete cytochrome C domain-containing protein gives MVRAIRFCGCLILFVGAAVFYGIELQAEEPSKPTGAKQDSTEKVSFRREILPLLSERCFLCHGPDEGTREAELRLDLAEEATRDRDGTFVIKPGDPAASEILARLTADDEALIMPPSDSGHEPLSKSQIEKVRRWIAEGAQWSRHWAFVPPERSDVPTVKNSAWVRNPIDAFVLQRLEQEQLAPTAEAKRVTLLRRLSLDLIGLPPTVDEIDAFLTDESPAAYERQVERLLASPHYGERWGRIWLDAARYADSDGFEKDKPREVWFYRDWVIKALNRDLPYDQFIIEQIAGDLLPNATQDQIVATGFLRNSMLNEEGGIDPEEFRMQAMFDRMDTVGKSVLGLTVQCAQCHSHKYDPFTHHDYYNMFAFLNNCHEAQPTVYTVAQQQKRDDIFRRINEIEEQLRATTSDWRERMAAWEEQVRGDQPQWTMLPIENAGNNSQRYLQQQDGSLLAQGYAPTRSTGQFSVTTDLPSIRSFRLEVLNDPNLPAGGPGRAMNGLLALSEFKAQAVSIDDPQQKTDIKFTRATADFSNDHRQLGPPYTDGKDPKAGITGPVEYAIDGDQKTAWGIDAGPGRRNQPRKAVFVAEKDVAFPGGTKLVFNLAQSHGGSNSNDNQTLNLGRFRISATDVEAVADPLPAAVREILEVPMEDRTESQMRTVFRYWRTTVADWSAENEQIETLWSEHPEGTTQFVLRERDTERPTHLLDRGDFLKPKDIADPAVPEFLNPLSQGKPVNRLAFAKWLVDPQSPTTARSIVNRVWQAYFGTGIVDTPEDLGSTGSPPSHPELLDWLSVELVEQGWSLKHLHRQIVLSNTYRQDSSVTAELLARDPANRLLARGPRFRVDAEVVRDIFLAASGLLEKKVGGPSVFPPAPEFLFRRPASYGDKTWNVETGPQRYRRALYTFRFRSIPYPALQAFDAPSGEIATVRRPRSNSPLQALTTLNEPLFFECAEGLAQQTIAHGGESDQDRLDYAFRSCVSRKPTPEESATLLEFLDEQTQRLQDGSLDPKQILGNQQGDTSELPEIVEQIQLAAWTVVSRVLLNLDETITKE, from the coding sequence ATGGTGCGTGCAATCCGATTTTGCGGATGTCTGATCTTGTTCGTGGGCGCTGCGGTTTTCTATGGAATAGAACTGCAAGCCGAGGAGCCGAGCAAACCGACCGGCGCTAAACAGGATTCCACGGAGAAAGTCTCGTTTCGCCGTGAGATACTGCCGTTGCTCTCCGAGCGATGTTTTCTTTGTCATGGACCGGATGAAGGGACGCGCGAGGCGGAGTTGCGGTTGGATCTTGCGGAAGAAGCGACGCGGGATCGCGATGGGACTTTTGTGATCAAACCGGGAGACCCCGCCGCCAGTGAAATATTGGCCCGTCTGACGGCTGACGATGAAGCCTTGATCATGCCTCCGTCCGATTCGGGGCATGAGCCGTTGTCGAAATCACAAATCGAAAAAGTCCGCCGTTGGATTGCCGAAGGGGCCCAGTGGTCGCGGCATTGGGCCTTTGTTCCGCCGGAGCGGTCGGATGTTCCCACGGTAAAAAATTCCGCTTGGGTGCGCAATCCCATCGATGCATTCGTACTGCAGCGGTTGGAACAAGAACAGCTTGCTCCGACTGCCGAAGCCAAACGGGTGACATTGTTGCGGCGGTTGAGTCTGGATTTGATCGGGCTGCCGCCGACTGTCGATGAGATCGACGCGTTCTTAACAGACGAATCGCCGGCTGCGTATGAGCGGCAAGTCGAACGGTTGTTGGCCTCGCCGCACTATGGAGAGCGTTGGGGGCGGATCTGGTTGGATGCGGCGCGTTATGCCGATTCGGATGGATTCGAAAAAGACAAACCGCGCGAGGTGTGGTTCTATCGCGATTGGGTTATCAAAGCATTGAACCGTGATTTGCCTTACGACCAATTCATCATCGAGCAAATCGCAGGCGACCTGCTGCCGAACGCTACGCAAGATCAGATTGTGGCGACCGGTTTTCTGCGCAATTCGATGCTGAATGAAGAAGGGGGGATTGACCCCGAAGAATTTCGCATGCAAGCGATGTTCGACCGCATGGATACGGTTGGCAAATCTGTGTTGGGTCTGACGGTGCAGTGCGCGCAATGTCACAGCCACAAATATGATCCGTTTACCCATCACGATTACTACAACATGTTCGCGTTTTTGAACAACTGTCATGAAGCCCAACCGACGGTCTATACAGTTGCTCAACAACAGAAACGGGACGACATCTTTCGCCGGATTAACGAGATCGAAGAGCAACTCCGCGCGACTACTTCGGATTGGCGAGAGCGGATGGCGGCTTGGGAAGAACAGGTTCGGGGTGATCAACCACAGTGGACGATGCTGCCGATCGAGAACGCCGGCAACAATTCGCAGCGGTACTTACAGCAGCAGGATGGCTCGTTATTGGCGCAAGGTTATGCTCCGACGCGCTCGACGGGTCAGTTTTCGGTGACCACTGATCTCCCGAGCATCCGCTCGTTTCGATTGGAAGTGCTCAACGATCCGAACCTGCCGGCTGGTGGTCCTGGTCGCGCGATGAACGGGTTGCTGGCGCTGTCGGAATTCAAAGCTCAGGCGGTCAGCATCGATGATCCACAGCAGAAAACCGACATCAAATTTACGCGGGCGACTGCGGATTTCAGCAATGATCACCGGCAGCTTGGTCCGCCATATACCGATGGGAAAGATCCCAAGGCGGGTATTACTGGTCCTGTGGAATACGCGATCGATGGCGATCAGAAAACCGCCTGGGGAATCGATGCCGGGCCGGGACGCAGAAATCAGCCGCGCAAAGCGGTCTTCGTTGCCGAAAAAGACGTTGCTTTTCCGGGAGGGACCAAACTGGTCTTCAACTTGGCACAAAGTCATGGCGGTTCGAATAGCAACGACAATCAAACATTGAACCTGGGGCGGTTTCGTATTTCAGCAACCGATGTGGAAGCAGTCGCAGACCCACTCCCGGCTGCAGTGCGAGAAATTCTTGAGGTGCCGATGGAAGACCGCACCGAATCGCAAATGCGTACGGTGTTTCGTTATTGGCGGACTACGGTCGCTGACTGGAGCGCTGAGAACGAGCAGATCGAAACTCTCTGGAGCGAGCATCCCGAAGGGACGACGCAATTTGTGCTGCGGGAACGTGATACCGAACGTCCCACACATCTGTTGGACCGCGGCGATTTTCTCAAACCGAAAGATATCGCCGATCCAGCTGTGCCGGAATTTCTTAATCCGCTCTCCCAAGGCAAGCCGGTCAATCGACTGGCCTTTGCAAAATGGCTGGTGGATCCGCAGTCTCCCACGACGGCGCGCTCGATTGTGAATCGGGTCTGGCAAGCGTATTTCGGGACCGGTATTGTGGATACCCCCGAAGATTTGGGATCGACCGGGAGTCCGCCGTCGCATCCTGAGCTGTTGGATTGGTTGTCGGTGGAACTGGTGGAGCAGGGGTGGAGCCTGAAACATCTGCACCGTCAGATTGTGCTTTCCAATACCTATCGACAAGATTCTTCGGTCACAGCGGAACTACTGGCCCGCGATCCGGCGAATCGCCTGCTGGCTCGTGGCCCGCGTTTTCGTGTCGATGCTGAAGTCGTCCGCGATATTTTTCTTGCGGCAAGTGGACTGCTAGAAAAGAAAGTGGGTGGCCCGAGCGTCTTTCCGCCGGCGCCGGAATTTCTCTTTCGTCGTCCGGCCAGCTATGGCGATAAGACTTGGAATGTGGAAACCGGCCCGCAACGTTATCGCCGCGCGCTTTACACCTTTCGCTTTCGTTCCATTCCCTATCCCGCTTTACAAGCCTTCGACGCACCGAGCGGCGAGATCGCGACCGTGCGACGACCGCGATCCAATTCGCCACTTCAGGCACTCACAACGCTCAACGAACCGCTGTTTTTCGAATGTGCGGAAGGGTTGGCGCAACAAACGATTGCACACGGTGGCGAATCGGACCAGGACCGATTGGATTACGCGTTTCGCAGTTGCGTTTCCCGCAAACCAACACCGGAGGAATCCGCCACGCTGCTTGAATTTCTCGATGAGCAAACTCAGCGACTCCAGGACGGGTCACTCGATCCGAAACAGATTCTGGGGAATCAGCAGGGGGACACTTCCGAGCTGCCGGAAATTGTTGAACAGATTCAATTGGCTGCCTGGACAGTCGTGAGTCGCGTGCTGCTCAACCTTGACGAAACCATCACGAAAGAATGA
- a CDS encoding SGNH/GDSL hydrolase family protein, which translates to MLPQRFLPTSTDLRRIRPVIMLLLAMQAVVYAEEPKPGSWTYAPELLRPFWQGDRVEGESVLFIKDPQTGGAKASLLFPVTKVVSVQNSAGDMTYEEGRDYTWKPGSREIVLPAGSRIASRTPQDLRRPTGSQRFRLTHRDGNGEIFFGAVLEYADMQTCITYEHAADQWKSPLPKFDAQALPRTVGKLTNKQPLSIVLIGDSISAGANSSALGKAPPFQPAYPELLQIHLESRFGAPVELTNLAVGGTTTTWGLTQIDKVIESKPDLVILAFGMNDSSGRSAQEYQANTQKMIDLIREQLPETEFILVASMLGNRDWTALKQELFPAYRDALAQLCKPGIALADVTSIWTEILNRKQDWDQTGNGVNHPNDFGHRIYTQTIATLLEPDSKQKPKTP; encoded by the coding sequence ATGCTTCCCCAACGCTTTCTCCCCACGTCGACAGACCTGCGCCGTATTCGCCCAGTCATCATGCTGCTACTGGCCATGCAAGCCGTCGTCTATGCCGAGGAGCCGAAACCGGGTTCCTGGACATACGCCCCCGAACTCCTGCGGCCCTTCTGGCAGGGAGACCGCGTCGAAGGGGAATCGGTCTTATTCATCAAAGATCCGCAGACCGGCGGCGCCAAAGCCAGTCTGCTGTTCCCCGTAACCAAAGTCGTCTCCGTCCAGAACTCCGCCGGCGACATGACCTATGAAGAAGGACGGGACTACACCTGGAAACCTGGTTCGCGCGAGATCGTTTTACCGGCCGGTTCAAGAATCGCCTCGCGAACTCCCCAAGACCTGCGCCGCCCGACCGGCTCGCAACGATTTCGCTTAACGCATCGCGACGGTAACGGCGAGATCTTTTTCGGCGCCGTGCTGGAATATGCCGACATGCAAACCTGCATCACCTACGAACACGCAGCGGATCAATGGAAGTCCCCCCTCCCCAAATTCGACGCGCAGGCGCTGCCGCGAACTGTCGGCAAATTGACCAACAAACAACCCCTCTCCATCGTGCTCATCGGCGACAGCATCTCCGCCGGGGCGAATTCCTCAGCACTGGGCAAGGCTCCTCCCTTTCAACCCGCCTATCCCGAACTTTTGCAGATCCACTTAGAATCGCGTTTCGGTGCACCCGTCGAACTCACCAACCTAGCTGTAGGCGGCACGACCACGACTTGGGGGCTAACGCAAATCGACAAGGTCATCGAATCCAAACCGGACCTGGTGATTCTAGCATTCGGCATGAACGACTCCTCCGGTCGGTCCGCTCAGGAGTATCAAGCCAACACGCAAAAAATGATCGACCTGATTCGTGAACAACTCCCCGAAACCGAATTCATCCTGGTCGCCTCGATGCTGGGCAATCGCGATTGGACCGCTCTGAAGCAAGAACTATTCCCCGCTTACCGCGACGCCCTGGCCCAACTCTGCAAACCGGGCATCGCCCTGGCCGATGTCACATCGATCTGGACCGAGATTTTAAACCGTAAACAAGACTGGGACCAAACCGGCAACGGCGTCAACCACCCCAACGACTTCGGCCACCGCATCTACACCCAAACAATCGCCACCCTGCTTGAACCGGATAGCAAACAAAAACCAAAAACCCCGTAG
- a CDS encoding DUF1501 domain-containing protein → MPSSLNSDNLNQRLTSRRWFLQECGIGLGAVALGQLLDQKAVAADALAPKQPHFPGRAKNVIQLFMGGGPSHLELFDHKPALAKFDGQLPPADLIKDYRAAFISPNSKLLGPKFKFSKHGECGAELSELLPNMAEVVDEIAIVKSMVTDAFNHAPAQIIMSTGSQQFGKPSLGAWTTYGLGCESRDLPAFVVLSSGNKGPSGGNANWGSGFLPTVYQGVSFRSTGEPVLYLSNPAGVDQQLQRDSLDVITQLNERKQQEVGDPEIATRINSFEMAYRMQSSAPELMDMSSEPQHILEMYGAEPGVPSFAMNCLLARRMIERGVRFVEMFHESWDQHGGLVKGLKQNCADTEQASAALVKDLKQRGLLDETLVIWGGEFGRTPMVQGSTDGRDHHPNAFSMWLAGGGVKGGVTLGASDDFGFNVIEDRVHVHDLHRTILHLLGFDGNQLTFPYQGLDQRLVGVEPTRIVKELLA, encoded by the coding sequence ATGCCCTCTTCATTAAATTCTGACAATCTGAACCAACGCCTGACTTCCCGTCGCTGGTTTTTACAGGAGTGTGGGATCGGACTGGGTGCCGTTGCGCTGGGGCAACTGCTGGATCAAAAGGCCGTTGCAGCCGATGCGCTCGCGCCCAAGCAGCCACATTTTCCAGGGCGGGCGAAGAACGTCATTCAATTGTTCATGGGGGGTGGCCCCAGTCATTTGGAGCTGTTTGATCATAAACCGGCGCTCGCCAAGTTCGATGGGCAACTTCCCCCGGCCGATCTGATTAAAGATTACCGCGCGGCCTTTATTAGCCCCAATTCCAAACTGTTAGGCCCCAAGTTTAAGTTTTCAAAACATGGGGAATGTGGGGCGGAACTCTCTGAACTGTTGCCGAATATGGCAGAGGTTGTGGATGAGATTGCCATCGTCAAATCGATGGTGACCGACGCGTTCAATCATGCGCCGGCGCAGATTATTATGAGCACCGGTTCGCAACAATTTGGCAAACCGAGCCTCGGAGCCTGGACGACGTATGGACTGGGATGTGAATCGCGCGACTTGCCGGCGTTTGTGGTTCTCAGCTCGGGAAATAAAGGTCCCAGCGGCGGGAACGCCAATTGGGGCAGCGGGTTTCTGCCGACCGTTTATCAAGGCGTATCGTTTCGCAGCACGGGTGAGCCAGTCTTGTATCTCTCCAACCCCGCCGGTGTCGATCAGCAACTGCAACGGGACTCGTTGGATGTCATCACGCAGCTCAACGAACGGAAACAACAAGAAGTCGGTGATCCGGAAATCGCCACGCGGATCAATTCCTTCGAGATGGCCTATCGCATGCAATCCAGTGCTCCGGAGTTGATGGACATGAGCAGCGAGCCGCAGCACATTCTGGAGATGTACGGTGCGGAACCGGGCGTGCCGTCATTTGCGATGAACTGTTTACTGGCGCGGCGGATGATTGAACGGGGCGTACGGTTTGTGGAAATGTTTCACGAATCATGGGACCAACACGGTGGATTGGTCAAAGGTCTCAAGCAAAACTGCGCCGACACCGAACAAGCCTCCGCCGCCCTGGTCAAAGATCTCAAACAACGCGGATTGTTGGATGAGACGTTGGTGATTTGGGGAGGCGAATTCGGACGCACGCCGATGGTTCAAGGCAGTACCGACGGCCGGGACCACCATCCCAATGCCTTTTCGATGTGGCTCGCCGGCGGCGGCGTCAAGGGGGGCGTGACGTTAGGGGCCAGCGACGATTTCGGCTTTAATGTGATTGAAGACCGCGTCCACGTTCACGATTTACACCGCACGATCCTGCATCTGCTGGGCTTCGATGGGAATCAGCTCACGTTTCCCTATCAGGGACTTGATCAACGCTTGGTCGGCGTCGAACCGACGCGTATCGTTAAAGAACTGTTGGCCTAA
- a CDS encoding linear amide C-N hydrolase, producing the protein MPRRCRRSMFAVIAASSAFVVMLAAPVADACTRALYFGKQAQTVTGRTMDWSEDMHSNMWIFPRGLDRESGLERGGLKWTSKYGSVVTSVYEGASADGMNEKGLVANLLYLAESEYTDPGDKRPALVISSWAQYVLDSFATVEEAVADARKEAYRMVTVTLPNGKKGNVHLAISDRSGDSAIFEYLDGKLVIHHGKQYQVMTNSPSYDQQLALNAYWKEIGGTVMLPGTNRAADRFARASFYINACKQSANPREAVASVFSVMNNCSVPLGITTPNQPNISSTLWRTVADQKNRVYYYQSTISPSLLWVDLADINFEYGSGTRKLLMDGNPNLGGNQTANFKEAEPFKFLAP; encoded by the coding sequence ATGCCTCGTCGTTGCCGCCGTTCCATGTTTGCTGTTATTGCCGCTTCATCAGCATTTGTTGTGATGCTGGCCGCTCCCGTTGCCGATGCGTGCACGCGTGCGCTCTATTTTGGCAAGCAAGCCCAAACCGTGACCGGTCGCACCATGGACTGGAGTGAAGATATGCATTCCAACATGTGGATCTTTCCACGTGGATTGGATCGCGAGAGCGGACTGGAGCGAGGGGGGCTGAAATGGACCAGCAAGTATGGGAGCGTCGTGACTTCGGTCTACGAAGGCGCTTCGGCCGACGGGATGAATGAGAAAGGGCTTGTGGCCAACTTGCTGTACCTTGCCGAATCGGAGTACACCGACCCGGGTGACAAACGGCCCGCACTGGTCATTTCGTCCTGGGCTCAATATGTACTTGATAGCTTTGCCACTGTTGAGGAGGCAGTCGCTGACGCCCGCAAAGAAGCCTATCGCATGGTCACCGTCACTCTTCCCAACGGCAAAAAAGGGAATGTGCACCTCGCGATCTCCGATCGATCCGGCGACTCAGCGATTTTCGAATACCTGGACGGCAAACTGGTGATTCATCACGGCAAGCAGTATCAAGTCATGACCAACTCACCCTCCTACGATCAGCAACTGGCGCTGAACGCCTATTGGAAAGAAATCGGCGGAACCGTGATGCTCCCCGGGACCAACCGGGCTGCCGACCGTTTTGCGCGGGCGTCCTTCTACATTAACGCCTGCAAACAGTCCGCCAATCCTCGCGAGGCGGTAGCCAGTGTCTTTAGTGTGATGAACAATTGCAGTGTGCCGCTGGGGATTACCACGCCGAATCAACCCAACATCTCATCGACATTGTGGCGCACCGTGGCGGACCAGAAAAATCGGGTCTATTACTACCAAAGTACAATCAGCCCCAGCTTGCTGTGGGTGGATTTGGCCGATATCAACTTCGAATATGGGTCGGGCACCCGCAAGCTGTTGATGGATGGGAACCCGAACCTCGGCGGCAACCAAACGGCCAACTTCAAAGAGGCTGAGCCGTTTAAGTTCCTCGCACCGTAG
- a CDS encoding PVC-type heme-binding CxxCH protein translates to MPFWKYQSRAILAALVATVFSGTLFAAEEAPLLRNTEAGSPPSAEETVERIQVPDGFQVTLFASEPDVQQPIGMTTDERGRLWVAENYTYAEHPLGFDKTQHDRIVILEDTNDDGQFDVRKVFIDDLQKLTSVEVGMGGVWVLCAPQLLFIPDRNHDDVPDGPPEVVLDGWDEGSVRHNIVNGLRWGPDGWLYGRHGILATSFVGPPGASASQRRKLNCCIWRYHPTRKVFEVVADGTTNSWGFDFDEHGEMFFINTVIGHLWHLVPGAHYRRMYGADFNPYVYELIEQCADHFHWDTGEVWHQIRKGVSDTTLAAGGGHAHSGLMIYQGDNWPERYRGTMLTLNFHGRRMNNDRLERDQAGYVGKHAEDLFIVDNPWFRGLDLITGPDGGVFIADWSDSGECHDNDGIHRTSGRIYKMTYGQPRSLVGLDLAKLSDLELVALQSHENAWYARQSRRLLQERAALGQEMPQVRKALLKMFADDTDVTHQLRAMWCLYAVGATNEEWLRSQLDDDNEHVRVWALRLLADEGMFSAPTIVKMRELAQADPSGLVRLYLASTLQRLPLESRWDIADALAQHAADAQDRALPLMIWYGIEPAIPTDPGRSIALAERSKIGLLRRLIARRLTSDLESQPVAVDQLLQLIGAGNDAEFQLDILQGMNGALRGWRKAPQPKTWPRAAEIVFSSAPEKVQEQARQLGVVFGDGQAISELRDIVTDTDADAETRRNALRFLVDDRSPEALALLKHVLGDLVLMNEVLRGFAAFDDPQIPQLILQRYARLEPSAREVAIATLASRPASASALLKAIADGKIEASAISAFHARQIRSFKDPALNEELTKQWGALRDTSEEKVKRIAELNAALAPEKLQAGHAGKGRVLFEKTCSNCHVLYGAGGRVGPDLTGSNRQNLNYLLENIVDPSASVGQEFQASAIVLNDGRVVTGVVMAQSDRTLEVQTEKERLVIDRSDVEEVVNQKMSLMPDGLLKQLKAEEIRDLFAYLTSRSQVPLPSKP, encoded by the coding sequence ATGCCGTTTTGGAAATATCAATCGCGGGCCATTCTGGCCGCGCTCGTGGCGACCGTTTTTAGTGGCACTTTGTTTGCAGCAGAAGAAGCACCGCTGTTGCGGAATACCGAAGCGGGTTCGCCGCCGTCGGCCGAAGAGACGGTGGAGCGGATTCAGGTTCCGGACGGGTTTCAGGTCACGCTGTTTGCGAGTGAACCGGACGTCCAACAGCCGATCGGCATGACGACCGATGAACGGGGCCGATTGTGGGTTGCCGAAAACTATACCTATGCGGAGCACCCGCTGGGATTCGACAAGACGCAGCATGATCGCATTGTGATTCTGGAAGATACTAATGACGACGGTCAATTTGATGTTCGCAAGGTCTTTATCGATGACCTTCAAAAACTGACTAGTGTGGAAGTCGGCATGGGGGGCGTCTGGGTGTTGTGCGCGCCGCAATTGCTGTTTATTCCCGACCGAAATCACGACGACGTTCCCGACGGACCACCGGAAGTTGTGCTGGATGGGTGGGATGAAGGTTCGGTCCGGCACAATATTGTCAACGGATTGCGCTGGGGGCCGGATGGTTGGTTGTATGGGCGACATGGGATTCTGGCGACGTCGTTTGTCGGTCCACCCGGTGCTTCGGCGTCTCAACGCCGCAAATTGAATTGCTGCATCTGGCGGTATCATCCTACGCGCAAGGTGTTTGAGGTGGTTGCTGACGGCACGACGAATTCCTGGGGATTCGATTTCGACGAACATGGCGAGATGTTTTTCATCAATACGGTGATCGGCCATCTGTGGCATCTTGTGCCCGGCGCGCATTACCGCCGCATGTATGGAGCCGATTTCAATCCGTACGTTTACGAACTCATCGAGCAATGCGCGGATCATTTCCATTGGGACACGGGGGAAGTGTGGCATCAGATCCGCAAAGGGGTCAGCGATACCACGTTGGCCGCCGGCGGAGGACATGCGCATAGCGGGCTGATGATCTATCAGGGGGACAATTGGCCCGAGCGTTATCGCGGGACGATGTTGACGCTCAACTTTCACGGTCGGCGGATGAACAACGATCGTTTAGAGCGTGACCAAGCCGGCTATGTGGGAAAACATGCGGAGGATTTGTTCATTGTCGACAACCCTTGGTTTCGGGGACTCGATTTGATCACGGGGCCGGATGGGGGTGTCTTTATCGCCGACTGGTCCGATAGCGGCGAATGCCACGACAACGATGGAATTCACCGCACATCAGGTCGGATCTACAAGATGACCTATGGGCAGCCGCGGTCGCTTGTTGGATTGGATCTGGCCAAACTGAGCGACTTAGAACTTGTCGCACTGCAGTCTCACGAGAATGCATGGTATGCCCGCCAATCGCGACGGCTGTTGCAGGAGCGTGCTGCTTTGGGACAGGAGATGCCGCAGGTACGTAAGGCGTTGTTGAAAATGTTCGCTGACGATACCGACGTAACACACCAACTGCGAGCGATGTGGTGCCTGTATGCGGTCGGCGCGACCAATGAGGAGTGGCTCCGCTCACAACTCGATGATGACAACGAGCATGTCCGCGTGTGGGCCTTACGTTTGTTGGCGGATGAGGGCATGTTTAGCGCACCGACGATTGTGAAAATGCGCGAACTGGCTCAAGCCGATCCGTCGGGCTTGGTGCGGTTGTATTTGGCCTCTACGTTACAGCGGCTGCCGTTGGAAAGTCGTTGGGACATCGCGGACGCATTGGCGCAACATGCGGCGGATGCCCAAGACCGGGCCTTGCCGTTGATGATTTGGTATGGAATCGAACCGGCGATTCCCACCGATCCGGGTCGATCAATCGCCTTGGCGGAACGGAGTAAGATTGGGTTGTTGCGACGGTTGATTGCTCGTCGACTGACCAGCGATTTGGAATCGCAGCCCGTAGCGGTCGACCAATTGCTGCAGCTCATTGGGGCAGGGAACGATGCCGAGTTTCAATTGGATATTTTACAGGGCATGAATGGCGCCTTGCGCGGTTGGCGAAAAGCACCGCAGCCGAAGACCTGGCCCCGTGCGGCGGAGATTGTGTTTTCGTCCGCTCCGGAGAAGGTGCAAGAACAAGCCCGGCAATTGGGGGTGGTGTTTGGGGATGGCCAAGCGATTTCGGAGTTGCGCGACATTGTGACGGATACCGATGCCGATGCGGAGACGCGGCGGAACGCCTTGCGGTTTTTGGTCGATGACCGTTCCCCCGAGGCGTTGGCGTTGCTGAAACATGTGTTGGGCGATTTGGTGTTGATGAATGAAGTCCTCCGCGGCTTTGCGGCGTTCGATGATCCTCAAATCCCGCAACTGATTTTACAGCGGTATGCCCGACTCGAACCCAGTGCGCGGGAAGTGGCCATCGCGACACTTGCTTCGCGTCCTGCTTCCGCAAGTGCGTTACTGAAAGCAATTGCGGATGGAAAGATTGAAGCCTCGGCAATTTCCGCATTTCATGCACGGCAGATTCGCAGCTTTAAAGATCCGGCGCTGAATGAAGAGCTCACCAAACAGTGGGGCGCTTTGCGTGATACCTCCGAAGAGAAGGTGAAACGCATTGCGGAATTGAATGCGGCGCTCGCTCCTGAAAAGCTACAAGCCGGCCATGCGGGTAAGGGGCGCGTGCTGTTTGAGAAAACGTGCAGCAACTGTCACGTGCTCTATGGTGCGGGAGGACGCGTCGGTCCGGACCTGACCGGTTCCAACCGGCAGAATTTGAATTACCTGTTGGAAAACATTGTCGATCCCAGTGCTTCGGTAGGGCAGGAATTTCAAGCGTCGGCGATTGTGCTGAATGACGGCCGCGTCGTGACCGGTGTTGTCATGGCGCAATCGGACCGCACTTTAGAGGTGCAAACGGAAAAGGAACGCTTAGTGATCGATCGATCGGATGTGGAAGAGGTTGTGAATCAAAAGATGTCTCTCATGCCGGATGGTTTGCTGAAGCAACTCAAAGCCGAAGAGATCCGCGATTTATTCGCTTACCTCACCAGTCGATCTCAGGTCCCGCTGCCGTCGAAACCGTGA
- a CDS encoding DUF1330 domain-containing protein, whose translation MDEYFLEPTQQAGAQLFSRGLTGEVVMLNLLRFKDIADYAAHPEIAPEAAISGKAAFQKYIDHAQPFLKSSGGELMFMGTGGPFFIGPDHEQWDLVMLVKQRSLADFMAFASNPEYLAGLGHRTAALQDSRLLPIVQSKDGNIE comes from the coding sequence ATGGACGAATACTTTTTAGAACCAACACAACAAGCCGGTGCCCAGCTGTTTTCTCGCGGTCTGACCGGTGAAGTCGTGATGCTCAATCTTCTCCGCTTCAAAGACATCGCGGATTATGCAGCCCATCCGGAGATCGCCCCAGAGGCCGCCATCTCCGGAAAAGCAGCTTTTCAAAAGTACATCGACCATGCACAACCATTTTTGAAAAGCAGTGGCGGCGAATTGATGTTCATGGGAACCGGCGGGCCATTTTTCATTGGCCCCGATCATGAACAATGGGATTTGGTCATGCTGGTCAAGCAACGATCGCTGGCCGATTTCATGGCGTTCGCCTCGAATCCCGAATACTTGGCAGGCCTAGGCCATCGAACAGCGGCCCTGCAGGATTCACGATTGCTGCCGATTGTCCAGAGCAAGGACGGCAACATCGAATAA